In the genome of Massilia sp. W12, the window CGAACCTTTTTTCATCACGCCGCAGCCGGTCGCCTTGCAATATCTGGCCGATGAGCAAGCCGCGCTGGTGGAATCGCTGTCAGATGAGTTTGACGCCCTCTCCCTGCTGGAAACCGATCAGGCGCTGAGCTACACCCGGCCAGGCGTCGGGCCGGAAGTGGTGCGCCGGCTGCGCCGGGGCCACTGGGTGATTCAAGACGAATTGGATTTACACGGATTGCGGCGCGATGATGCGCGCGAAAGTCTGGCGCTGTTTTTGCGCCTGGCCGGCAAGCGCGGCATCCGCTGCGTGCGCATTATTCACGGCAAGGGGCATGGCTCGGTGAATAAAGAGCCGGTGTTAAAAAATATGGTGTTCCGCTGGCTGGCGCAAAAACAGGAAGTGATGGCGTTTTGCGTAGCGCGCGCCGCTGACGGCGGGGCCGGCGCGCTGGTGGTTTTACTGCAGGGGCAAACCCGGCAGCATCAGCGGCATAGCGCACACGACCATGTTTGAAGCTGTGCGTCACGCCCCCTGTTCCCCTTGTTTCGGCTGCCCTTGCGCCGCCTCAAAATCGGCATAGCCTTTTTGCACCAATTCATAGGTTTTCTGGATACCGCTGGCGATATCGCCTTGCAGCACATTCAAGCCTTGCAAAATATCGCTGGCCTCATTAAAGCCCTGCTCAAACCCGCCGCGTATGGTTTGCATGAAATCTTTGAGCAGCTTGCCTTCATCCTCACCGGGATGCTGCTGTTTATAGGCTTCAAAAAAGCCGGTGGAAAGTTTGACGATGCGCTCGGCGGTAGCCTCCGGGGAATTATCCTGCCCCATCGCGTTTTGAATCGCGTTTTCGCCCAAATCTGACTGCAAGGCTTCGTTAATGCCTTGAATCGCGCTCTTGTAGAGCAAGGCCAGAGGTTGATTGCCGCTTTTGATCGCGACTTGCAGCGAAGATTGCACCACTTGTGCATTGAGACTGATTTGCGCCTGCTCACGCGCAGTGCCGCCGGCTTTGATTTCGCCGGCATTCTCCGCCGCACTGGCGGCGGCGGGAAGTGAAGCGGCTTGATTGGCGCCGGCGTTGCCGCTGATTGCGATACTCATGATGTGCTCCCTGTTGCCCTGTTCTGAATGCTTATCGGCAGGCGCCGGGAAAACTGCAAGAATTTTTAGCGGGGCGTATTTGTTGGGGGAGCGGGAAAGACGTGAGGGCAGATGGCATATCGAATCAAGCTCATTTGGGAACAGACTTGCTTCTGTAATGGGAACCCTCTGGCGCCCAGAACACCGCGCCAGATGGAGGGAGTTGCAGGTTTGGCGCAAGTCCACGCGCGCTCAGCGCACGCCGCAGCCCCTCCAAACCTTCCTGTGTTTCAATAATATAGCCCCCGGTAAGTACATCACCGTAGTGTTTCTCTGTATTTGTACGGGCCAGCGCCACGATGTCCGCCAGATTCCGATCCAATGACCAAATGTGGACATCTTGATCTTTAGCGTAAGTCTTAATGCGCCAGTTCTTGCCATCAGCTGCGTAGAACTGCACAGTGTCAAAGGCCGTATCCGAAGCGGCAGTTTCCACATTCTCAGAATAGCTGCTTTGAACGGACAGGAAAAAAATAACGAGAACCATTTTCATGATGTTTACTGGAATCTGTGCTGCTGCAGTGTTTAACTGTTCCCTATGCCCCTTAAAATCTGCGCCAGGCCCGGAAGCAAACCTGACGCAGAATAAGCGCTGTACGCGGCTCAGAACCAGGGCACGGTGGCTTGCTTGCTCAAACCGTAATCGTTGAATACCCCGGCGACTGGCTGCGGCTGCGATGGGCCGCGCTGCACATACAGGCGGAATTGCTGCGCAGTGCTGCGGCTGGTGATGCGCAAAAAAGGCCCCTGCCCCAAGCGCGCCTCGCTTTGCTCCAATTTCTCGCGCGCCTGCTCTGGCGTCATGCGCCCGCGCTTGATCGAGCGGCGCAGTAAGCGCTCAGGACTGCTCTTGAATTGCTTACGCAGCAAGCTGCAATGCGTCGCGCCTGCAGGAACCGGCGTCACCGGACTGACTTGGGTGTAATCGCGCAAACCCTTGAGCCAATCCAGCGCCATCAGCCGCGCCAGCGCCGGCGCGGCCCCATGCAAACGCAAGACTGCGCCCAGCGTATGACGCTGCTCTTGCAGCCCCGGAAAACTGAGCCCGATTTCACCGCGTCCGGCGTCGCACAAAGCCCGGTGCAGCTTGGCGAACAGCGCATTCATCAATACCGGTTCAGGAAATTCCGGATCAGGCAAAACCCGGATCTCGATGTAATGATCCATAGCGCAACCTCAGTTCGCTTCGCCAAACACGCCGCCGCGCACCAGGGTGGCGATCACATAATGTTGTTGTTTGACATCCGGGGCGCTGTTTTTCAAGACCCATTGATCGAGCAGATTATAAAAATCCATTTTCTCGCCCGGTTGACGATAGGCCACGCCGCGATTGGTGACAGAACCATACGGCTCGACCGCAATCGGCCCCAACTCCGCCGCACTCGGGTACCAGTCGTCAATGGTGCGCAAGGCGTTGCCGATTTTTTGCGAGTGCAAGGCGGCAGTCTTATCGACCTCGTATAAGAACTTGCTCTTTTTCCCCTCGCTTTTATCCAACACCAGTTCCTGCGATGGAAACACTTCCTGCCCGACGCCAAGCCGGGCGTAGGCCTCGATTTGCAAAAAGGCATATGCCTCACCGGCCAAACCCTGGCGGATCACTTCAGCCAGCGCCGCCAGATCGGCATCGGCCTTGGCGAAACTGCGCAAATCAAAGGCGGCGGCGTCAAACGTCCAGGTTTGCGCGACTTTTTCTTCGACGATATGGCGCACCCGCACTTGCAAGGCTTCCGCCCCGACCCGGTTGCGCCATAAAAAGCGGGCATTCGCGATATTGTGTGCATAGCGCAGCGCCAGTTCTTCAAAGCGATGGGTGGCGATATAGTCATTGATCACCTTGGCCAGCGCGGCTTGATAGGCTTGATCATTGCATGCTGAGGGCAATGCTAAATTACCCAGCACGCGCAAACTGAACGAGACTTTCAGCGTGTCCGCGTCAAATGGCAGCGCGGCCACATCGATGGTTTGCAGATTTGCGTTTTGAATTTCAGCATCCAGTTTCGCGGGGTTGGTGGCAACATCCTCAGCATGCGTTTCAGTCTTTTGCTTAGCCTTGGCTGATTTGGGCCGATTGGAAATAGTACCGCGTACAGATTTTTCTCTTAACTCTACCGCGCGCCATTTGTCAGCATCATTGCGCTCAGCCCAATTCCCGGCGAACATCAAGCCGTCTGAGTTGGCGAGCTTGCGCTCAAAAGCGAGTACGGAAGCTGTTTTCAACGTTGCATTAGTGGATTTAGCCATGATGTATTCCTTCAAATTAATTGATGCAGTGATAGTTGATTCGGGAATGCCAGCGTTGCTGTTGCCTTAATCGTCGTCTTCATCATCGTCGTCATCTGCGCTGAAGGTTTGATACGAGTTATGACATAGATAAAAGTCGCCCTCATGCTTGTGCTGCCAAAGTAATTGCCGCAAATCCTGAATGCGGTGTGGCGAGAGCCATTGGCCGATGGAATACGCCGATTCGACAAAGCGAAATGAGGTAACAGTGTCTCGCGTATCTTTGACTTGCCCTGCAGGATAGAGTGGCGAGATGGCGCGATAGCCTATGGCCAGCGGCGCCAGCCAGCCAGGCCCGGGTTTTGGCCGGCGTGCCCAGAGATAGGCGCCATCTTGATCCGGGCTGGCGGGCGCATCATATTGCAGGGTGCAAAAATCCAGCCAGGCATCCAGCAATTCCGCATCAGGCCGGGTTTGTTGCAAGTCGGCCCAATGCGCCTGCA includes:
- the csy3 gene encoding type I-F CRISPR-associated protein Csy3 — translated: MAKSTNATLKTASVLAFERKLANSDGLMFAGNWAERNDADKWRAVELREKSVRGTISNRPKSAKAKQKTETHAEDVATNPAKLDAEIQNANLQTIDVAALPFDADTLKVSFSLRVLGNLALPSACNDQAYQAALAKVINDYIATHRFEELALRYAHNIANARFLWRNRVGAEALQVRVRHIVEEKVAQTWTFDAAAFDLRSFAKADADLAALAEVIRQGLAGEAYAFLQIEAYARLGVGQEVFPSQELVLDKSEGKKSKFLYEVDKTAALHSQKIGNALRTIDDWYPSAAELGPIAVEPYGSVTNRGVAYRQPGEKMDFYNLLDQWVLKNSAPDVKQQHYVIATLVRGGVFGEAN
- the cas6f gene encoding type I-F CRISPR-associated endoribonuclease Cas6/Csy4; its protein translation is MDHYIEIRVLPDPEFPEPVLMNALFAKLHRALCDAGRGEIGLSFPGLQEQRHTLGAVLRLHGAAPALARLMALDWLKGLRDYTQVSPVTPVPAGATHCSLLRKQFKSSPERLLRRSIKRGRMTPEQAREKLEQSEARLGQGPFLRITSRSTAQQFRLYVQRGPSQPQPVAGVFNDYGLSKQATVPWF
- a CDS encoding Smr/MutS family protein translates to MTQGLKQFADLKILAKQIKERAAQEREAQRLRAIAAQRQREEANLFRLAVGAVTPLKDDNRVEPFFITPQPVALQYLADEQAALVESLSDEFDALSLLETDQALSYTRPGVGPEVVRRLRRGHWVIQDELDLHGLRRDDARESLALFLRLAGKRGIRCVRIIHGKGHGSVNKEPVLKNMVFRWLAQKQEVMAFCVARAADGGAGALVVLLQGQTRQHQRHSAHDHV
- a CDS encoding DUF5610 domain-containing protein — encoded protein: MSIAISGNAGANQAASLPAAASAAENAGEIKAGGTAREQAQISLNAQVVQSSLQVAIKSGNQPLALLYKSAIQGINEALQSDLGENAIQNAMGQDNSPEATAERIVKLSTGFFEAYKQQHPGEDEGKLLKDFMQTIRGGFEQGFNEASDILQGLNVLQGDIASGIQKTYELVQKGYADFEAAQGQPKQGEQGA